The window TGATTATAAAAATGAAACATCATTAATAAAAAGTTTATTAAAAGATGAAAAGATTGAAAAAATTAAAACAAAAAGTTTTTTGAATAAATTAATTAAAAAAGATATAAAAAAATCTGATGTTTATTTTCATTATGGCGTTTTTGATAAAAGCAGCATAAAACATATAAATACATCAAAAAAAGTTATTGTTTCTTCTTTATTCTTAAAAAAAGAATTATTAAAACACTTAGCTACTTTTGATGAAAAAAACATTGATGTTCTTTATCCCAGTATAAATGAAAGTGCATTAGACAAAGAATCATGCAAAAATACATTAGCTAAAGCTTATAATTTTTCTCCCAGCGCCAAAATCATATTATTTACTGCCAAAAACTTTAAAAAGAATGGTATAAAAGATTTTTTAGACATTACAGCTTCTTTGAAATACAAGAATAAACAAATAATAATTGAAGGTTCCCAAGAAG of the Campylobacteraceae bacterium genome contains:
- a CDS encoding glycosyltransferase, with product MIFIDYKNETSLIKSLLKDEKIEKIKTKSFLNKLIKKDIKKSDVYFHYGVFDKSSIKHINTSKKVIVSSLFLKKELLKHLATFDEKNIDVLYPSINESALDKESCKNTLAKAYNFSPSAKIILFTAKNFKKNGIKDFLDITASLKYKNKQIIIEGSQEEIRILKSISRKKQYLENVLFLEDYKNMGFLYAASDIFLLPTTLRVFSRNVLKAMYHKCAVFVCKISSTCEILDVFSSLSNGADAATSFKMDAILNSEEELLFIQNNNHKTSIEFLEKKQILKAKTILFEKE